The window CGCGCAGATCCGCCAGCGTGATCCCCCGCCAGCGGAGGTACATCCGGAGCGCGTCGAGGTCGAGCCCGCCGCGCGTCGGTCCGTTCTCGTCTTCGAAGAGCCGCCCGTGTCGGTCGGAGAGCGATCCGACGCTCACCGGCCGCGCGAGGAACATGCTCGGCGAGACACGACCGCGAACGAGGTTGAGAGCCGCCAAACCAACGGGGTACGCCAGTCCGAGGAGGACCGCGTTCGTTAAGATCGTGAGCGAGAAGACGCCGAGCTGTGTGTCGACGACCGGAAGCGTCGCCCCGGCGATATCGTAGGCGGGGAACGTCGGAAAGACGACCGCGAGCGCGATGAGCGCCTTCGCGTCCGCGCCGCCGAACGCGCCGAGATACCAGAACGCGTAGCCGAGCGGGGCGACGAAAACGAGGCTGATCGCCGCCCGAACGAGGAACAGCCGCCCCTCGACACCCGCGAGCGGCCACAGCACGGCAGCCTCCCAGATGAGAAGCAGCGCCCCGAAGAGGTACAGTGGCGGCCACAGCCGGTTCGGGAGGCGTCGGGTCCGGACGTCCCGTATCGCCGCCCACGCGAAGACGGGGACGACGAGCAGTCGGAGGACGTCCGGCAGCGTCGCGAACATGTCATCACCCGCGGTGCGGGCGTAATTAGGCGTTCGGGTTCGGGTATCGCAAACGATACCTCGATCCGGCGGTCGGTGCGGCCGCACCGCCAGTCAGCCGTCCGACCGCCCGCCCGTCAGCCATCCGACCGCCCGTCCATCAGCCGTCCGACCGCCCGCCCGTCAGCCGCCTGGCCGTACCGCCCGTCGGTCGAAGACACCGAGGACGGGATCGGGGTCGGCGAGCAGCGGGACCTTCCGTTCGCGGTCGCCGAGGTCGATCACGACCGTCCCGGTTCCGAGCCGGCGGTCGAGCCACG is drawn from Halorubrum sp. BV1 and contains these coding sequences:
- a CDS encoding A24 family peptidase — translated: MFATLPDVLRLLVVPVFAWAAIRDVRTRRLPNRLWPPLYLFGALLLIWEAAVLWPLAGVEGRLFLVRAAISLVFVAPLGYAFWYLGAFGGADAKALIALAVVFPTFPAYDIAGATLPVVDTQLGVFSLTILTNAVLLGLAYPVGLAALNLVRGRVSPSMFLARPVSVGSLSDRHGRLFEDENGPTRGGLDLDALRMYLRWRGITLADLRADPDRLRNPDSVGETFAPTDGGTHVGPRTDGGVAEPGDERADDGDPWAAERFLEEIDHGAYGTDADTLRGGLAAVAHADRVLVSPGMPFVVPMAVGLLVSLTYGDVLFAVLAAVGVV